The sequence GGTCATGGTTCTAGAGTGAATGTGATTTAAATGTATTTTCGTAGATCATTGCATAACAAGTTTTTATACGAAATGTTTATTTGCTTTATAGCATCTCAAGGTACTACGGACTTTTGTAACACGTCTTAGGGCCAATTTGGATGGAGGATGGAAGGGGAGTCGAGGGGTTAGTTTCTAGCCAACTGTATTttactctcctctctcttccCTTCCATTCAAACTGGCCATTAAGTAGTAATAGAGGCAAGCGTGTGTTTCTATATTTTACTTGGTTGAATTTTTGGTAATGTTAATACAATTAGAAGGAAAAGGTAAAATTTGTGGACTTGtttgcataaaataaaaatgtgtatatGCAATTTAAAATGGTGAGATATTCCCGTCAATAgctaattttattgtttggataTTTACATATCTGTGGTCTCATTTGAAATTGTAGGAGATAAAAGAAAACCTCAGTGGACTGATTTGATCAAGGCATTAGAGCATCCCATCAATATGTATAAAGtcttgcaaaatagaaaaagtaactgattttacacattttaggcaaaaaaacactcacatcagggggtgtaaaattgtgtataaatgcACAAGAGTAGTTACTATAGctcttgcatttaatattttaataatttttgatttgctcattttttttctctcttctccattTGTAAAACTAATGCATTCTCTTCTTCATCATGTTCATTCTTCCTCTAATATGCACACTCCCACatacacaaaatcaaaaatcaattacaaaaatataaaatcaacaacaaaatcaaccaCTGGAACAAAATTGTTGGATCGTGGATCGTGGATTGGAGAGGCAATTTGGATCAATGTTGATGGAGATTGGTGTTGGAGTGGTTGTGATGGTGTTTTTGGGTTGACGGAGATTGGTGGATTGGAGAGGCATTGTGGTGCTTGTGGTGTTGATGGAGTGCTTGCTCTGGTGCTTCTGGGTTTTGAccgtgagagaaagaagaggaagaaaagagagaggaaacgggaaagaaataaggaaaaagaaagaagaggaagtataggaaaaagaaacggtagataaaataatatttaaaaaaatataaaaatattatttatataaaatatagtgtaTAATAGAAGGACTGATgtaggtgttttgtaaaaataggtatgtaaaatagaaaatgtagtttttttgtgtgcaaaataaataataagtttaCATCTattgatgtggatgctcttagagaTAAGAATTTATTAGCAAGCTGTTTACTTTGTTTCTATAACTTGTACTTCTAATTTAAAGTTTTATGTTGGAATACGGGACTATTCTGCAAGGTTTTCAAGACTCATCAAGAGTTCATAATGGAGCAAGACTTAAAGGAAAATAATAGAGCAGGGGGATCCTTTGCTTAAAGGAATTGTAGGCAGGCAATTTTGTAATCCACTCTAGTTTCTCTATTGAAGTAATTTGGTAGGATTTTTAATGTTGgctaattttataaaaaatttctttgtagATTAGCATCAAGcgttcttaaaaaaagaagaagttatttgGACATaagaaagtttatttattttaacactattttacaatacaccctatattatatattctattttttaccactttatttaaatattctttcttcaTTATTGTTCTCCATGTCACTGAAGAgagataagagagagaaagtttgaatagttattaattaataagaTATAAGGGAGAGAAAGtttgattaattattaatttattccCAAAGGTCATGAGAAGAGAGaaagtttgaataaaaaataacaaaatatttatacaaTATCTCCCTGCTACCAAatttatttggcatttgacacattTTGTGGGggtgatttttgtgtttggtgtgttaaatggtaaaaatatgttatgatcctagtgtccCATATTGCTTAATTGTAAGGTTAAACATGTGTTTGTAACATTTGGTATTAATCCCACATTGCTTAAGCTTATTACTTAAAAATGTGTATATGCCCTCTTGGGCACCCTCTCATTGCAAGCCGGTTTTCAAAGGTGAGTTCTACCTAAGTTGGTaacaaaatttagcatttagcacatCTTATGATTGTAAATAAGGTAAAAGATTCAATCTTTTGGTCACTATAGAAagagtaaattatttttatttttattttttttgatgtgatagagtaaattattattatttatgaaatgATGGAAAGGTGGAAgagtaattttgtaattttattctcAATATCAATTCCCTCATGTTTTCTTCCcaatttggaaggaaaaaacTGGTTGACCTGAGTGAAAAACTTCATtccattttctttcctctcctatcttcttcttcttcttcttcttcttcttcttctttttttttttttaattttttttttagaaacaaacaaatacacacacaaaaggaAGAGGATAGGGGCGGCACTAAAGCAaattcagggggttcaaatgaaccccctggcttcaaatgaaccccctggcttcaaaataaaaagtgtatatatatatatatatatattttgttagcttaatactttaatttatttttaaaaatattttttttttgcacactGACTTAATTTTTGCATATCTTTATTACAAGTATTTTCGACTTTAAGAATAAAgagtaaggttttttttttttttttgaaaaactgaataaagagtaagtgtttgtgaattgtaagtgtaattttttttttattataaatttatattatatgtgtgtgtgtttaatattaattgtgtacattactttttgttataatattacgtatttgtgtaaattatgatgtgtgtggatgtttgcttgtacaatataaatataatataattttatataatttaataattaagaaatagagaggttttttttatttatttattgttatcatattataataatttttttgtaataaagtagtaaaattcaagaaaacaaTTGTAAAGTTAATGATTGTTCAAGCATTACCATCGCACACTTTTGGtgcaatggtcactccacaagtataagtgcttgtggggtatAAGGGGAAAGGAtcgggattcaagtctccaagagggagtttcgcacatatatatatacttaaattaggttgtataatttatgtatgAATAAGTGTGATTGTGTGCATTAATAATTAATACGGAGCCAATGAGTTGGAAATTAGTCATTTagtctaaaataaaatgttagaTAAACTAAACATAATAAAATGATCATAGACTTATAGCTACCCACATTAGCAATAGATATTCATAATGAACTATTATGtaacattcaaaatttgaaaacttgtaaaataaaatggtaaaacttcatgtattattattattatttcgaTAATTCAACATATTcaagttttccttttattaaaattttgtagtgACTCCCCTAAACAAAATTTCTGGAGCCGTCACTGGAAGAGGAAAATGAATTCTAATACAAAAACACACCACAAACTCCATTTAAAAGCCATGATCTTTCTTCTCCTATCTCATTACAACTAAATAatgacaaattatatttttctcttcttttcatcctgatcaaacataattttaagGAGTGAAGCAAAATGTGAAAGGAATTTGATTCATGCTATCTATGATGTCGATAGATTTTACTGAGTCGAATAATTGACATCACATTTTGTTTTATATCattactaattaattttcttatttttttgagatagctACAATATGCAATTAACCCGATCACTTTCCACCCCTAAGCattttgtggtgccaaagtTTTCCTTTCTTGTAGTTTTGTACATTGAGTTCTCCTTTATTTGTAGTTTTGTACATTTGAGATCTAACGCTAGCATTATTTCCctgcaattttttgttttctccctAGCCATCAATGGGCAGCCTTGCCAATTGGattttgcattttcttgttgGTAAAATATATCGATATGTAAAGTGACAACCAATCTTACGTTTACAAATCATTTGGTTCCATGTTCTCTAAGCTCGCTTGACATGGCCAACTGTATGGTAGTTTGTCCACTTCTTCAGAGTATGTTCATCAAATTAGTGAAATAACAGATGGCATGTCCATCTTGTGTATTCTTCTCATTAAATGCAAAAAGACATGAATCTATTAACTGTCAAATTGCTTTCCAACAGTCTGGCAATAATGGAATCAAacgaaaatattaaaagaaagaaaaagacaggcACAAAGAGGGTTAGCTCTCATAATTAATGAAGGTTACATTTGAGGATAACTCTCATATTAGAGAGGTGAAATCATAACTCTGTTACCATGTTAGAAAACGCATGCCATATCTTTAAAACTATTATAAAGCATATGAGAAAATATGGAGAAGACAACAAAGATCAGAGAACACCATCCCCTACTATAAACTCTATTGAGATTAGTATAAGAATGGCATAAGAGATTTTTTCAAGTCAAGTTAGTTTGGAATGACTGGTTTAGTTCACAATTGATAAGTGGAAGTAGTTGTAGTTGCAGAAGTGGCACATTGTTGTAAATCAACCATTGAGAATGAACGCCAAGCCGATGAATTTAGTTGCGGTGGAGATGATGAAAGTATGCTGTTTTTAGTTGATTTACTTTGTGGATGCCGTGGCGGCAGAGGTGAAGATGGAAGAGGAGGAGACCTTGAAATCGAATCATCACTTGAGTTACTGATGCTTTCAGAGCTGCTGCTGCTCATGGCAACTGCAAAAGCCAATGTACTTCGACTTGAGCTGAGTGGTCTCTTTGATATCCCACCGCCTTGACTTTTCAATGGGAAATTTCGGTTCTTTTCCCACACCTGATTGAAGGCAAGAAGGTTTCTGCGTTTCCTGGTGTAGGCATTTTCTGCTTTTGCAATGTCTTTAATGTTGGATGAAGAGGATGCCTCTGTTAAACTTGTGAACGACTTTGATTTACCATTGTAGAAATTTGAGATCCCTCTCCTGCAACCATTACATCAATTCATAATAAGAAAACTGGAAACAAATAAGATGAACTTTGTAAAGTTTGTATATCTCATACAattaggccaaaaaaaaaaaaaaaacccccacaTAAAATTTGGTATTTGGCAATTGTCAATCCTGGAATGTTCATCAAAACTGGCTAAATTAGCAATTTTGTGGAAACGTCAGTTTATGTTATGCAATTTTAGCTTTACATGTATGTATTTACTATAGACACTACCCCTTTTCATTTCCTGATCTAATTTTTCATGAAAACAAAGGTAGCACGATCTCTTGGTCATATCGTATTGTAAAAAGCACAAGTTTCCTAATCGAGTTTAAACCAGATATGCACAAAAGAATCCTGAATAGAACATTCAACTAGAGAGCCTTTGGTATACGTATTTCGACACAGAAAAACGAAGGCTTTCATATCAAAAAGCAGGACTGAAAGAAGGAGATCAACCAGGCTCAATCAATGCCTTTGGTAATGCTCTATTTGTTAGCAAAATTAAAGATTTTATCTTTTTGGTTGATACTTGATAAATATAGATTTAGACCCTAAGGCTAAGGAACACCATATTTAgcaaataagaataataaaaagtattgcTATATTGGTACAATGAGGAACAACATTAATTTAACCTCATAACCAGGATGAAAAACTCtgatcttcatgttcttctcaAACCCCATAACTTGGTTATATGCTAAAGATATTAGATCCCCTTTCATAGATTACATTCTACAACAAAAGTCAACTAAAAAAAccccataaaatttaaaacccaaaaatagaaagagaaaaattacaaacctGATAGGCAAGACTTCTTCCAAGGCTTCCATCATATCAAGAGGCCCTTTATAAGAACTCTGTGCTTCATTCTCTCCGCAATCCTCACCGTCCGATGACACATCACTATTCCTCCCGATCgaagatgatgaagatggtgatggtgatggtgatgctgaagaagaagaagaacatggACTGCACTCATTCAAACCCTCCAAAGCCAAAGCACTCGACGACCCTCCACGTGACATTCCAGCTGCTCTACTATCCAACTCTATGGACATGATTATACAGCTTCTATATTATGAAAGTGCACGACAAAGAACACAAACAAGaacaaagaacaagaagaagaagaggaagaagaaggagaaccGTGAAGTGGGtggtttttcttatttaaagacctgtatgtgtgtgtatgattattctaattctaattccattttttttttctatatatataataataataaaaaaagctaATTCATTATTTGGATAACATAGTGCGGGAATGAATTAGTTAATTAATATTTGGCTTAAGCCTTATCCTTATCCATCCACTCGTTGTTGCTACAATattaataataagaataaatacGGATATATTCGCACACAGTTATGTAAACAGTGAGCTGTTTTATGGTGTAAATTTCATCTTTTACACTTGCTTTTTCTGACAATTTATAAACTTTCTTTCGGCCGCAAAcgtatttctgttttttttctttctttcttgctcAACTGTAAATGTCTTTCTGGTGGACAAATTGTCAAATACAGGTGTTTTTGAATtagctttttgttaaaaatttggTGTATGTTTACTTGTTGATAAACAATCTAGAATCTTAGGAATCTATTATAAGAAAAACTGAATTCAGCTTCAAGTTCTTTGGTATAGATTTTCAAGTTAAGTAATGCAAATATTTGTTGTATTAACAACTCAATTACGTCCGtctagaatttgaatttttttacttattttcttgtatagccttttaaaaaaaatactggaGTTGTACTTTTTAGATATAAAACCTACTTGTAGGGAAAAAAtaatcaacaaaaatcaaataaaccgGTGTGAAAGGAACgataaatcaaacaaaaattgtGGAAATGAGTTATAGttaattcaactaataaagttttttatggaaaaatataagatttgGGGATTAATATATTCCCGCTTAcactaaaaatcaattagtattttagtctgatgataaagagcacaATAATCAGAAGTAGACACTCATATAttgaaactttataaaaaaaattaaggaagaaaaacaaaattttaagcaaaaaaagaagagaggttaattctatttttagaatataaatgcttttttatattgtattatGTTTCTTCCATATTTTTGGTAAACACTCTGTTTTGGTATGTGATTAATTCACGTTGAATGGTTTTGTATTACAGGACCTCATTTAAAGACTGTCCATTTttcttctaatatatatatatatatatacactgcCATTTTATACGATAGTTGCAAATCTAGAACTAATTTCAATTGACAAAGAAAAATGTGGAGTCAATTTCGGGGTTAGCGTGAGATGGTCCTTTCCTCTATCCAACTTTATTAAacacattaatttataaagtATTCAAATGTTTGGTCCACCTTAAGCTTGACATTTGAaccaagaaggaaaaaaaagacatttgGAAGAAGTCAGTTTTTGATATTATAATTGATAGttcaaaatatatttgataaattttattttatttgatcgAAAACTTCTTTGAAATTAAGGCTTGTAAACACTacaattgggaaaaaaaaaaaatttaaatttaaatgttgtttaagaaaaaagagagaaggaaacgTGTGATATTATTACCacgtaataattattttatacatCAAATGTACTCATAATTCTTCTTACAATATTTGAAATCACAAACTATAAAAAGTATGGGAGTGAAAGTTTTATTTTactgagaaattaaaaaataagaagctGTTACTTAAAAACTgttactcttttatttttttcataagaaattttaaaaaatatttcctaaactaTATTCGTAGAACATCTATTAACTTTTCCCTTTCATCTCTATTAAAAGGTGAATGGATGTGGGACTATTACAGCTAAATATTGTAGTAATTCaggaaaaaattaaagtaaaatttgtctACTAAAATAGAAAGTTAGAAAGTGAAATTAGGCAAGGGAGTGATAAGTGGTTGTTGCCCATAATAGAAGGTGGTCATACAGTAATTCTATACTATCTATAAGAGGATTCTCtctttgaattatatttttttatggttaaaaATACCTTCATCCAGTATTTACTAATATCTCTTACAAATGTTTTAGGAAAATGATCAATAACCCTTTATTGAATTGGacttttatttgattaaaaaaaaatatctttattaATAAACAGTGACTTCTTTTAAAGATAGGAACAAcgatgtcaaataacaaatcgttttgaattcaaaaagagaactcctaaaatttaggttttttttttttttttttttttttcacatttatctttttttccccctaaaatttagcctcttttttttttattcataataaaacACCTCtagttaattttttctttttaaagtttgtCTTATcttcaatacttttttaatcagatatttcttgttattttaaatatacaatggcaagtgatagtgagttttaattttcatattttatttagttagtggttTATTCCTTGTGTTGATTAGGAAGTTCACTCATATATTTGCAAAAATAGCATCGTCTTATTGGTTGGGAGGACCAAGTCAATAGTCCGCCTAgtagacctaataatttctccaagTTCATCTTAGGGTTTGTTTAGATatcgcttattgctgaaaactgaaaatactgtagcaaaataatttttgaatgtgtgaataataccgtATGACCtagttttaaaattgtttttgttgaatTCCGTACTTGCAAGTctcgtgaacagtacacgagacccaaaaaaatgttaaacGCAGAGAAAATTCAGTTTTCAGTgcaatcctaaaatttagctttctttattcctttttcatccaaataaaaCACCTCTACGTTGattcttttttccccctaaaatTGAGCCCTTTGCTTTCCTTTTTATCCGAAATAAAACACCTctagattattaaaaaaaaaaaaccatactactcattttaaaaaagaattactTATCCTTATCCCAATCTTTTCtatatcacttttattattattgtagagGCCCCAATACATTACAGTTActacttatttttaaaatttatcatttttgtttgtttgaaaaaattaaagaaaaaattcacgtttatttattttttaaaaaaattctcacGTCACAAGAAGTTCTAATTAAAACTAGTTTTTATGCACGCGCGTGctcaaaagcttttttttttttttttttcatatatactaATTTGGGATTATTGCATTATCCAATTACCAAAATTCCTAAgtgaatgaaataaaatttctatgctacatctcatctcatctcatcaCTCCACTAAAAATTTTGGTGATTGGATAGTGCAACAAGCCCAGAAGCCCAAATTagtatatatgaaaatgatttttttaatgaaaattatatttttagagaaaaaaatggaaaaacttaTGAGCACGCGCAACACGTATATGCAGAGAAgtatatactttttattttttatacaaaataaaattttattttaatctaatttaagtgtatatgagTAAAATATGTTATATTTACTTATATTTATGATAGATCCTAAGATAAATTTAATGAGTCAATCACTATGAAGGTGAGAattctctatatattttaagagtgttaaaaaattaatatatatatatatattataataaaaattttggtattGGGTAATGAGTAATGATGATTATGGTATCCGTAATCCCCGGTAGTGCTGCCCATTTGCCACAAAACGAGAAACGTCACGTTAAGGTGATGTGATACCTTTTTTTAACCCTGTTAGATAACGGAGACCCGTGGGATCGTGCGGTTGGTTCGATCCCATGATATTTTCTTGGGATATGATGACGTGGCATTAACAGACAGTCAGACAGAcacacttccttttttttctttttattaggtAAGGGAATGGTGGTAAGGCTTATCCAAAACCGTGGGTCCCACATGTACCCACGTTCTCAATTAATCTTTGTCTCCCCgctccatctccatctccctGTTCGGTTTTCGAGGGATTTTAGTACTtttaccttcttcttttctttttattttttaaataaaaaaaaataataataagatggtattttttatacttaatttttaagaaaaatattttaaatatttttttaaaaaaaagataaaggaaaaaaacgCTAAAGGGGtgttttttccaataaaaaattaataaaaatgtaaattatgacaaaatgtataataaaatatgtgCTTGTAAATAATTTGTGTTTTCTACGTTTCTTTGTTAaggagaattaaaaaaatagatagaaaaatgatataatATAACTAATTTGTTcattaagaaaatgaaacacatatttttctatttctcttaatccatttaccaattctattttttaaaacatttttaccTTCTTCAAAATTCTAACTTTTCAATTATTCATATAACCTAATAATCATCGTACCTTCAACAAGAGAAAGTCTACTcaattacttatttatttacttttgggTAAAATGATAGCAAGGGCCTAGTAAATTTTATCTTATAGATATATGAGAGATTGATGACAAAGTGTAAGGGTATTGGTACCAatttatgcaaattttttttgtcaattttaatataagaacataattttttttattttacacaattattttttaaaaacatttatattagattatttattttacattatattttattaaaatattatttatttattaattttttgttgttatctcAAATCATCTCTCTATTTGTATATATGAGTAAAGAAGTATTATAAATTAGATTTGCATGTGAATAGTAATTTGTTATTGTGACAACAATTTAAACTTACACAAATTTTCATATGAATTGATGTAGATGATTTTTAGAATTGAATGAGCAAAATATATTacttataatattatatattaactAATGCGAGTCTTTGAACTACATAATTTACCATTCACTTTAAGGTTGAAACGCCAATTTCCCATAATAATCCTCTGTATCTATAACTCAGTTTCCACGAAAATGCTTATTTGATACAAACAAACTTGGTTTGAATCACATGGTGCGTAACAGTGCAggatcaacaaaaaaaaaaactataaaaaatttataaaatatctttatttttttttttgagaaactataaAATACTTTCTAAATTAATGCTCTTTAAGCTTCcgttaatttttctattaatttatagattttatggaaaattattatttgatgaatttcttaggtaaataattttattgtaaatCAAATTAGagagagtttaaaaaaaaaaaaaagtgagtcaTCCAGACCCGATTTCCACGAAAGTAGATTTCCCCATCAAAGGGGGCAAGAGTGAAGAAATGATTCTATGACAGACAAAAAAAGCTGTAGAGCATGAAACAATTTCTGGGGTGTTTCCACAAAAAGGACAATAATTAGGAGATAAAGATGTACGAATTAGGGTCCAGTTGGTTGGGTAATTAGTAGTGTAATTAGGAATAATTAAAAGCGACTGTGTCTGGTTGTGTTTGTGGTTGTGATTCGCTTCAgtttcaaacatgtttgaatttatGATAATCGTCGCCGTATCAATGAAGATTTTAACAACAACAGCATCTTCAACAACAACAAGGACTCTGTGACTGTGGATGTGGCGTGGGTCACACATTTGCATTTTGCTGAAGTGTGTGGATAAGactaaatactttttttaaaggACTAGGACATGGTAGTAGCTAGTATTGCAAAACCACGTGTCCAAGTTTTTGaacttatctctttctcttctatCCCATTCTAACCTGACCTGACCTGACCTCCTCGTAGGCACGTGGTGATGAGTCATAATCACTTACTGACAATCCATTGCGTGAATTGAACTACCCTACCCGAGGAGAAACTTAAATGCAGCAAGGACCAAACGTTATTAGCTGTATCCTTCCCTTCAcacttttcatgcttctttggcaattGTATTCCATTTATTGTGTCCCCTTTGGGcgaataatagaatttttttaatataaaataaaaattctactttaataCATTTATACATGAAATTTACTATCAAAGGCTTagatctgtttggatagaacttattttgttgaaattaaaaattaaaaacactgtaacaaaataatttttaaatatgtgaatagtaccgtaggacctatttttaataaaaaagttgctgaaGAGTGAAATTTGTATGTCCGTAAACAGTGAACGGATGTACTATTCACAGTAGAAAAGTCAACAAATGtgggctgaaaaaaaaaaaaaaaaacgtagaaAACGTAAACGCAGTTTCAATGCTATCCAAACCGCCCCTTAAACTCTCGACACTTAACTCCCACACCTTACaaatatttatacttgtgaaatgACTATCGTACTAAGGGAGTGCAATGATTTTTATGCTACATTTTAATTTGCTTAAAAAGCtcttaaaattcaaaagttGGATTAATTCACTCTTGTTTATCCATTTTTTCCCAACTTTTGCGTGGTTTGATATAGtgaaattctaattttcatTCAACCTATTATATGTTGAAGGAAGAATGATCATTTATGTGCCGTTTAAttcatataattaatttaaaaataattacgtgatttatttaaataatatatatatctctatatactaagagaaatcaaaaagtttgatatgactttaaaaaatgtcaaaatctctcttaatctaattagataattattattctttagaaaagaaaattataattcaacaaaattcaagaacaaaaaaacctactagagaaaattttttcctaaaaattagcactcTTTATTTGTCTAAAAGAAACGatatgtttacaacatttttacaacaaatcctaagtggcaggttgttactggttgttattgttagggcaaaaaagtaatcttagtattagtttcaaatttgaatcaataacaactaaccatttatgatttgttgtaaaaatgttgtagacatagcatctctctttctctaaataTATTCCATGCatgtttgatacattttttcctaaaaactagcaCACACTAAAC is a genomic window of Quercus lobata isolate SW786 chromosome 2, ValleyOak3.0 Primary Assembly, whole genome shotgun sequence containing:
- the LOC115974777 gene encoding uncharacterized protein LOC115974777 produces the protein MSIELDSRAAGMSRGGSSSALALEGLNECSPCSSSSSASPSPSPSSSSSIGRNSDVSSDGEDCGENEAQSSYKGPLDMMEALEEVLPIRRGISNFYNGKSKSFTSLTEASSSSNIKDIAKAENAYTRKRRNLLAFNQVWEKNRNFPLKSQGGGISKRPLSSSRSTLAFAVAMSSSSSESISNSSDDSISRSPPLPSSPLPPRHPQSKSTKNSILSSSPPQLNSSAWRSFSMVDLQQCATSATTTTSTYQL